In Piliocolobus tephrosceles isolate RC106 chromosome 12, ASM277652v3, whole genome shotgun sequence, one DNA window encodes the following:
- the LOC111535793 gene encoding LOW QUALITY PROTEIN: macrophage-capping protein-like (The sequence of the model RefSeq protein was modified relative to this genomic sequence to represent the inferred CDS: substituted 1 base at 1 genomic stop codon): MYTAIPQSGSPFPGSVQDPGLHVWRVEKLKPVPVAXENQGVFFSGDSYLVLHNGPEEVSHLHLWIGQQSSRDEQGACAVLAVHLNTLLGERPVQHREVQGNESDLFMSYFPRGLKYQEGGVESAFHKTSTGAPAAIKKLYQVKGKKNIRATERALNWDSFNTGDCFILDLGQNIFAWCGGKSNILERNKARDLALAIRDSERQGKAQVEIVTDGEEPAEMIQVLGPKPALKEGNPEEDLTADKANAQAAALYKVSDATGQMNLTKVADSSPFALELLISDDCFVLDNGLCGKIYIWKGRKANEKERQAALQVAEGFISRMQYALNTQVEILPQGRESPIFKQFFKDWK; encoded by the coding sequence ATGTATACAGCTATTCCCCAGAGTGGCTCTCCATTCCCAGGCTCAGTGCAGGATCCAGGCCTGCATGTGTGGCGGGTGGAGAAGCTGAAGCCAGTGCCCGTGGCATGAGAGAACCAGGGTGTCTTCTTCTCGGGGGACTCCTACCTAGTGCTGCACAATGGCCCAGAAGAGGTTTCCCATCTGCACCTGTGGATAGGTCAGCAGTCATCTCGGGATGAGCAGGGGGCCTGTGCTGTGCTGGCTGTGCACCTCAACACGCTGCTGGGAGAGAGGCCTGTGCAGCACCGCGAGGTGCAGGGCAATGAGTCCGACCTCTTCATGAGCTACTTCCCACGAGGCCTCAAGTACCAGGAAGGTGGTGTGGAGTCAGCATTTCACAAGACCTCCACAGGAGCCCCAGCTGCCATCAAGAAACTCTACCaggtgaaggggaagaagaaCATCCGTGCCACCGAGCGGGCACTGAACTGGGACAGCTTCAACACTGGGGACTGCTTCATCCTGGACCTGGGCCAGAACATCTTCGCCTGGTGTGGTGGAAAGTCCAACATCCTGGAACGCAACAAGGCAAGGGACCTGGCCCTGGCCATCCGGGACAGTGAGCGACAGGGCAAAGCCCAGGTGGAGATTGTCACTGATGGAGAAGAGCCTGCTGAGATGATCCAGGTCCTGGGCCCCAAGCCTGCTCTGAAAGAGGGCAATCCCGAGGAAGACCTCACAGCTGACAAGGCAAATGCCCAGGCCGCAGCGCTGTATAAGGTCTCTGATGCCACTGGACAGATGAACCTGACCAAGGTGGCCGACTCCAGCCCCTTTGCCCTTGAACTGCTGATATCTGATGACTGCTTCGTGCTGGACAACGGGCTCTGTGGCAAGATCTATATCTGGAAGGGGCGAAAAGCGAATGAGAAGGAGCGGCAGGCAGCCCTGCAAGTGGCCGAGGGCTTCATCTCTCGCATGCAGTACGCCCTGAACACTCAGGTGGAGATTCTGCCCCAGGGCCGTGAGAGTCCCATCTTCAAGCAATTTTTCAAGGACTGGAAATGA